In Hermetia illucens chromosome 1, iHerIll2.2.curated.20191125, whole genome shotgun sequence, one genomic interval encodes:
- the LOC119661671 gene encoding defensin-B-like, with amino-acid sequence MRSILVLGLIVAAFAVYTSAQPYQLQYEEDGPRYALELPIEEEALPGQVVEQHYRTKRAMCDLLSGLNMGRSVCAMRCILKGHRGGWCDDQGVCNCRV; translated from the coding sequence ATGCGTTCTATTCTCGTCTTGGGTTTAATTGTTGCCGCTTTTGCCGTCTACACCTCAGCGCAACCCTATCAGTTACAATACGAGGAAGATGGTCCTAGATACGCACTGGAACTCCCCATTGAAGAAGAAGCGCTTCCTGGCCAGGTGGTGGAGCAGCATTACCGGACGAAACGTGCAATGTGTGATTTATTGAGTGGCTTGAACATGGGTCGTAGCGTGTGCGCAATGCGTTGTATCCTTAAGGGACATCGCGGAGGCTGGTGCGATGATCAAGGCGTTTGTAATTGCAGAGTTTAA